The Psychroflexus sp. ALD_RP9 region GTGCTTGAACAATCTTCTGGTTTAGTATTTAATACCGATTTTTATGCGGGCTATTCACCAGAGCGCATTAATCCAGGTGATAAAACCCATACCGTTACAAAAATTTTAAAAGTTACCTCTGGTTCAACACCCGAGGTAGCTCAATATATCGATCAGCTTTATGCTAAAGTGATTACTGCAGGTACACACTTGGCGCCAAGTATTAAAGTTGCAGAAGCTGCTAAGGTGATAGAAAATTCGCAACGTGATATCAATATTGCTTTTGTTAATGAACTTTCAAAAATATTTAGACTCTTAGATATAGATACTGATGATGTTCTCGAAGCTGCCGCAACCAAATGGAATTTTATTAAATACACACCAGGCTTAGTTGGTGGTCATTGCATCGGTGTAGATCCTTATTATTTAGCTCAAAAAGCCATTGAAGTTGGTTACAATCCTGAAATTATTTTATCTGGCCGACGAATGAACGATGGTATGGGGCGTTACGTTGCGTCTGAAGTGATTAAACTCATGCTAAATAAAGAAGCAAAGGTAAAAAATGGAAAAGCTTTAGTTTTAGGTATTACATTTAAAGAAAACTGTCCTGATACCCGCAATACTAAAGCAATTGATGTGATTGAAGAGTTAAAAGCTTACAATATGCAAGTTGATGTTTGCGATCCGTGGGCTGATAAAGCTGAAGTTAAATCACTATTTGATATTAACTTGCTAAGGCTAGATGAAGTTTCATCAACTTATGATGCGGTTGTTCTTGCTGTTTCACATCATCAATTTTTAGAGCTTGATTTATCAAATTATCAAAACAAAAATTCTGTTTTATTCGATGTTAAATCTTGCTTACCTAAAGCGCAAGTCGATGGACGCTTATAAGCATTTTTAATAAGATTAAATTTTCAACGAGAATATTTAGCTGATATTCTCGTTTTTTAATTTTGACGCTTTTTGCTTTTTTATGCGCTTTTTGTTTTAATACTTAAGCCACACTTAAGCTATACTTAAAGTATTACTTAGCTATGCTTAAGAGTCGATTATCATTTGCTGTTTATAGTGACACTTCAAAAGCTTGAATCTTTTAAAATTCAGCTAAATGAATAAGCTAATCTGTGAAAAGGCTATAGGCTATATGCCGTAAGTAAAAAAGCTTAGATCCTATTGCCTAAAGCTTCACCATTCACGAATCACTGACAACTGATTACTGCTATGCGCTATTAGCCGTAAGCAAAAAGCGCCTAAAGCTAACTAAACCATTCACGATTCACTAAACACTGACAACAGGTTCTCGATACATTTTTTCTTTCCACAAGGTTTCAAGAAAAACCACTCGAACTGACAACCGAGGCTTCGATACATTCCGACGAAAATGTCGGAACATTCAGCCGCCGTGAATTTGGAACCAACAACGGACAACAGAAAAGCGATTTTACAACTACACTATTACACCACTACACCATTCACGCTTCACGGAAAACAGATTATTAAATGTATGTTTAGCATCGAGCGGAGTCGAGATGTGTTGTGCTCTATTAGTTTTTAAGAGTTTATTAATGTCTTTTCTTTTTTGCATCGCCCAATCCCGAAGTTTCGGGAGAAACTAATCCCGTCCCGAAGCATCGGGACTAGGCTGACGATACAAAAGCTAAATTGTAGGCTTATCGGCTAAATTTTAGAAACTCGTTTTAATGTTTTTAATTGAGTATTGACAACTCGTTAACTCAAACAGTCTAAAATTAAACGACAATTTCGCTGCTAATTTTGCGCTTTCGTCTCGATAGGGCGTTTACAGGTTTGCGTTGTATTGTGGTTTTAGAGCTCCAACAGAAAACCGACAACTGACAACCGAGGCTTCGATACATTTCGGCGAAAAAGCCGAAACAGTCAGCCGCCGTGAATTTGGAACCGACAACGGATAACAGGTTCTCGATACACTTTTTCTTTCCACAAGGTTTCAAGAAAAACCACTCGAACTGACAACAGATAACAGACAACCACTAACCGAAAATAAGATTTTTGCGTTTCATAAATAAAACTTAATTTTACACACCAATCTAAATGACTACAAGTGAGTAAAAAACCTTCAACCGTTGCAGAGCAGCAAGACTGGCTGTATGAAATTAGTCCGCATAAACCTTTACTTGATTTCAATTTTAAAGAAATTTGGCGTTACCGCGATTTGTTAATCTTGTTTGTTAAGCGTGATATAGTTACCGTTTATAAGCAAACGATTTTAGGACCGCTATGGTTTTTAATTCAGCCTTTATTTACATCGGTAATTTTTACCTTAATTTTTAATAATGTAGCTAACGTCAGTACAGGTACGGTACCTAATTTCTTGTTTAACCTCGCTGGTATTTCAGCTTGGGGCTATTTTAAAGAATGCTTAACTGGGTCTTCAGGTACCTTTACTAAAAACGCTAATATTTTCGGAAAGGTTTATTTTCCTCGAGTCATTATGCCAATGTCGATTACCATTTCAAATTTAGTGAAGTTTGGTATTCAACTGAGTATATTTGTAGGGTTTTATGTGTTTTATGTGAGTTCGGGCGCTTCAGTGAGTCCTAATAGCAACTTACTGCTGTTTCCGGTTTATGTGTTAATGATGGCCTTATCTGGTTTAGGTTTAGGGATGATTATTTCTGCCTTCACCACAAAGTATCGTGATTTAACCAAGCTACTAAATTTTGCTGTGCAATTGTTGATGTATCTCTCGGCAGTGCCGTTTCCGATGAGTAAAGTGAAAAATGATTTACCTGAATATTATTGGGCATTTAAATATAATCCTTTAGCTCAGATTATTGAAGGTTTTCGTTATATGACGATGGACGTTGGTTTATTTTCTTGGCTTAGTTTTTTCTATGCCTTAGGTTTTTCAATCGTTGTCTTTTTAGTCGGTTTGGTTATTTTTAATAGGACAGAGAAGAGTTTTATTGATACGGTTTAGCAGTGAATAGTGAATAGTGGGTGGTGAATGGTGAGTAGTGAACAGTGAATGGTGAGTAGTGAATAGTCGAATCACAAATCACGGACAACGAATCACGAAAAACGAATCACAGATAACAGATCACGAAAAAATAATAATGATGGATCATAAAGATTTAGATGTCTGGAAGCAAGCTATGAAACTGACCGCTATGGCTTATGATTTAGCAAACCAACTACCTGCGCAAGAAAATTTCATACTAAAGTCTCAGTTTTTAAGATCAGCTATTTCAGTGCCTTCAAATATTGCTGAAGGCTCAGGAAGAGATTCAGATAAAGAGCTTTTAAGATTCCTAGCGATTAGTTTAGGGTCTTTAGCTGAAGTAGAAACGCAATACTTAATTGCTGTTGATCAGAATTACTTTAAAAATTCTATTACATTTGAAGAACAAATAATGAATACAAGGAAATTATTATTTGGTTTTAGAAATTATATAAAAAGAAAAAGTAGTAATCAGTGAATAGTGTACAGTGATCAGTGACCAGTGAGTAGTGAATAGTGGGTGGTGAATGGTGAGTAGTGAGTAGTCAAATCACGAATCACAGACAACGAATCACAGACAACGAATCACGAATAACGATTAACCAATGAACAAAACAATACTAACCGCCAGAAACATCTCTAAACAATACCGCTTAGGTTTGGTAGGAACGGGCACTTTGGGTCACGATCTCAACCGTTGGTGGCACTGCGTACGCGG contains the following coding sequences:
- a CDS encoding nucleotide sugar dehydrogenase; its protein translation is MKKQPCIAIIGLGYVGLPLAVAFAEQFKVIGFDINKARVDELNQGHDHTLEVEDDLLQSVLKEDEASGLTITASAEVLSQADIHIVTVPTPTDKNRQPVLTPLIKASETIGQVLKKGDIVVYESTVYPGVTEEVCVPVLEQSSGLVFNTDFYAGYSPERINPGDKTHTVTKILKVTSGSTPEVAQYIDQLYAKVITAGTHLAPSIKVAEAAKVIENSQRDINIAFVNELSKIFRLLDIDTDDVLEAAATKWNFIKYTPGLVGGHCIGVDPYYLAQKAIEVGYNPEIILSGRRMNDGMGRYVASEVIKLMLNKEAKVKNGKALVLGITFKENCPDTRNTKAIDVIEELKAYNMQVDVCDPWADKAEVKSLFDINLLRLDEVSSTYDAVVLAVSHHQFLELDLSNYQNKNSVLFDVKSCLPKAQVDGRL
- a CDS encoding four helix bundle protein, giving the protein MDHKDLDVWKQAMKLTAMAYDLANQLPAQENFILKSQFLRSAISVPSNIAEGSGRDSDKELLRFLAISLGSLAEVETQYLIAVDQNYFKNSITFEEQIMNTRKLLFGFRNYIKRKSSNQ
- a CDS encoding ABC transporter permease, with the translated sequence MSKKPSTVAEQQDWLYEISPHKPLLDFNFKEIWRYRDLLILFVKRDIVTVYKQTILGPLWFLIQPLFTSVIFTLIFNNVANVSTGTVPNFLFNLAGISAWGYFKECLTGSSGTFTKNANIFGKVYFPRVIMPMSITISNLVKFGIQLSIFVGFYVFYVSSGASVSPNSNLLLFPVYVLMMALSGLGLGMIISAFTTKYRDLTKLLNFAVQLLMYLSAVPFPMSKVKNDLPEYYWAFKYNPLAQIIEGFRYMTMDVGLFSWLSFFYALGFSIVVFLVGLVIFNRTEKSFIDTV